In one window of Musa acuminata AAA Group cultivar baxijiao chromosome BXJ3-2, Cavendish_Baxijiao_AAA, whole genome shotgun sequence DNA:
- the LOC103976497 gene encoding polyadenylate-binding protein-interacting protein 9 isoform X1 has protein sequence MGAVAENAVGSEDKFIGRQSHAPSEAETENQRDVRNLVDFLSKLNPSAKEFVPSSYTAWKFDGRLSAGAPIFVVASDYYSKGGIDHGGIRDSFSDGSSNNQLNRGVMVYSFQLLRRNGYSQGWRRKTDRVRSAQSKESIRRTVYVSDIDHHVTEEKLAGIFATCGQVVDCRICGDPRWVRFAFIEFFDEDGARAALDLDFTKLGYYPVRVLPSKTAILPVNPKFLPRSEDEKEKVSRTVYCMNIDKEVTQTEVKVFFEQFCGFSFETSWRYAFNMYCFCRVCTGRKCCSSSELQWHDSRNTTNQGESFKNPGEATGNPSLIKLTWVR, from the exons ATGGGTGCGGTGGCGGAGAACGCGGTCGGGTCGGAGGATAAGTTCATCGGCCGCCAGTCGCATGCGCCATCAGAGGCGGAGACGGAGAACCAGCGAGACGTGAGGAATCTGGTGGATTTCCTGTCGAAACTGAATCCTTCCGCCAAGGAGTTCGTCCCGTCTTCGTACACTGCTTGGAAATTTGATGGCCGCCTCTCGGCTGGTGCGCCTATCTTTGTGGTCGCGAGTGACTACTATAGTAAGGGAGGGATTGACCATGGTGGTATTAGAGATTCATTCAGCGATGGATCGTCGAATAACCAGCTGAATCGTGGAGTAATGGTTTATTCGTTTCAATTACTA AGGCGAAATGGTTATAGTCAGGGGTGGAGGAGGAAGACTGATAGAGTTCGGAGTGCTCAGAGCAAAGAAAGCATTCGGCGAACTGTGTATGTTTCTGATATTGATCATCAT GTCACCGAAGAAAAGCTTGCTGGAATATTTGCTACCTGTGGGCAA GTAGTTGATTGTCGAATTTGTGGTGATCCACGCTGGGTTCGATTTGCGTTCATCGAGTTTTTTGATGAGG ATGGTGCAAGAGCAGCCCTAGATCTTGATTTTACTAAGCTAGGTTACTATCCAGTCAGAGTCTTACCTTCAAAGACTGCAATCCTGCCTGTGAATCCAAAATTTCTTCCTAGG TCAGAGGACGAGAAGGAAAAGGTTTCAAGGACAGTGTATTGCATGAACATCGATAAAGAG GTTACCCAAACAGAAGTAAAagttttctttgagcaattttgtG GTTTCTCGTTTGAGACTTCTTGGCGATACGCATTTAACATGTATTGCTTTTGTCGAGTTTGTACAG GCAGAAAGTGCTGTTCGAGCTCTGAATTGCAGTGGCATGATTCTAGGAACACAACAAATCAG GGTGAGTCCTTCAAAAACCCCGGTGAGGCCACAGGCAATCCGAGCCTCatcaaactgacttgggttcggTAA
- the LOC103976497 gene encoding polyadenylate-binding protein-interacting protein 9 isoform X3 — translation MGAVAENAVGSEDKFIGRQSHAPSEAETENQRDVRNLVDFLSKLNPSAKEFVPSSYTAWKFDGRLSAGAPIFVVASDYYSKGGIDHGGIRDSFSDGSSNNQLNRGRRNGYSQGWRRKTDRVRSAQSKESIRRTVYVSDIDHHVTEEKLAGIFATCGQVVDCRICGDPRWVRFAFIEFFDEDGARAALDLDFTKLGYYPVRVLPSKTAILPVNPKFLPRSEDEKEKVSRTVYCMNIDKEVTQTEVKVFFEQFCGFSFETSWRYAFNMYCFCRVCTGRKCCSSSELQWHDSRNTTNQGESFKNPGEATGNPSLIKLTWVR, via the exons ATGGGTGCGGTGGCGGAGAACGCGGTCGGGTCGGAGGATAAGTTCATCGGCCGCCAGTCGCATGCGCCATCAGAGGCGGAGACGGAGAACCAGCGAGACGTGAGGAATCTGGTGGATTTCCTGTCGAAACTGAATCCTTCCGCCAAGGAGTTCGTCCCGTCTTCGTACACTGCTTGGAAATTTGATGGCCGCCTCTCGGCTGGTGCGCCTATCTTTGTGGTCGCGAGTGACTACTATAGTAAGGGAGGGATTGACCATGGTGGTATTAGAGATTCATTCAGCGATGGATCGTCGAATAACCAGCTGAATCGTGGA AGGCGAAATGGTTATAGTCAGGGGTGGAGGAGGAAGACTGATAGAGTTCGGAGTGCTCAGAGCAAAGAAAGCATTCGGCGAACTGTGTATGTTTCTGATATTGATCATCAT GTCACCGAAGAAAAGCTTGCTGGAATATTTGCTACCTGTGGGCAA GTAGTTGATTGTCGAATTTGTGGTGATCCACGCTGGGTTCGATTTGCGTTCATCGAGTTTTTTGATGAGG ATGGTGCAAGAGCAGCCCTAGATCTTGATTTTACTAAGCTAGGTTACTATCCAGTCAGAGTCTTACCTTCAAAGACTGCAATCCTGCCTGTGAATCCAAAATTTCTTCCTAGG TCAGAGGACGAGAAGGAAAAGGTTTCAAGGACAGTGTATTGCATGAACATCGATAAAGAG GTTACCCAAACAGAAGTAAAagttttctttgagcaattttgtG GTTTCTCGTTTGAGACTTCTTGGCGATACGCATTTAACATGTATTGCTTTTGTCGAGTTTGTACAG GCAGAAAGTGCTGTTCGAGCTCTGAATTGCAGTGGCATGATTCTAGGAACACAACAAATCAG GGTGAGTCCTTCAAAAACCCCGGTGAGGCCACAGGCAATCCGAGCCTCatcaaactgacttgggttcggTAA
- the LOC103976497 gene encoding polyadenylate-binding protein-interacting protein 9 isoform X4 translates to MGAVAENAVGSEDKFIGRQSHAPSEAETENQRDVRNLVDFLSKLNPSAKEFVPSSYTAWKFDGRLSAGAPIFVVASDYYSKGGIDHGGIRDSFSDGSSNNQLNRGRRNGYSQGWRRKTDRVRSAQSKESIRRTVYVSDIDHHVTEEKLAGIFATCGQVVDCRICGDPRWVRFAFIEFFDEDGARAALDLDFTKLGYYPVRVLPSKTAILPVNPKFLPRSEDEKEKVSRTVYCMNIDKEVTQTEVKVFFEQFCGEVSRLRLLGDTHLTCIAFVEFVQAESAVRALNCSGMILGTQQIRVSPSKTPVRPQAIRASSN, encoded by the exons ATGGGTGCGGTGGCGGAGAACGCGGTCGGGTCGGAGGATAAGTTCATCGGCCGCCAGTCGCATGCGCCATCAGAGGCGGAGACGGAGAACCAGCGAGACGTGAGGAATCTGGTGGATTTCCTGTCGAAACTGAATCCTTCCGCCAAGGAGTTCGTCCCGTCTTCGTACACTGCTTGGAAATTTGATGGCCGCCTCTCGGCTGGTGCGCCTATCTTTGTGGTCGCGAGTGACTACTATAGTAAGGGAGGGATTGACCATGGTGGTATTAGAGATTCATTCAGCGATGGATCGTCGAATAACCAGCTGAATCGTGGA AGGCGAAATGGTTATAGTCAGGGGTGGAGGAGGAAGACTGATAGAGTTCGGAGTGCTCAGAGCAAAGAAAGCATTCGGCGAACTGTGTATGTTTCTGATATTGATCATCAT GTCACCGAAGAAAAGCTTGCTGGAATATTTGCTACCTGTGGGCAA GTAGTTGATTGTCGAATTTGTGGTGATCCACGCTGGGTTCGATTTGCGTTCATCGAGTTTTTTGATGAGG ATGGTGCAAGAGCAGCCCTAGATCTTGATTTTACTAAGCTAGGTTACTATCCAGTCAGAGTCTTACCTTCAAAGACTGCAATCCTGCCTGTGAATCCAAAATTTCTTCCTAGG TCAGAGGACGAGAAGGAAAAGGTTTCAAGGACAGTGTATTGCATGAACATCGATAAAGAG GTTACCCAAACAGAAGTAAAagttttctttgagcaattttgtGGTGAG GTTTCTCGTTTGAGACTTCTTGGCGATACGCATTTAACATGTATTGCTTTTGTCGAGTTTGTACAG GCAGAAAGTGCTGTTCGAGCTCTGAATTGCAGTGGCATGATTCTAGGAACACAACAAATCAG GGTGAGTCCTTCAAAAACCCCGGTGAGGCCACAGGCAATCCGAGCCTCatcaaactga
- the LOC103976497 gene encoding polyadenylate-binding protein-interacting protein 9 isoform X2 yields MGAVAENAVGSEDKFIGRQSHAPSEAETENQRDVRNLVDFLSKLNPSAKEFVPSSYTAWKFDGRLSAGAPIFVVASDYYSKGGIDHGGIRDSFSDGSSNNQLNRGVMVYSFQLLRRNGYSQGWRRKTDRVRSAQSKESIRRTVYVSDIDHHVTEEKLAGIFATCGQVVDCRICGDPRWVRFAFIEFFDEDGARAALDLDFTKLGYYPVRVLPSKTAILPVNPKFLPRSEDEKEKVSRTVYCMNIDKEVTQTEVKVFFEQFCGEVSRLRLLGDTHLTCIAFVEFVQAESAVRALNCSGMILGTQQIRVSPSKTPVRPQAIRASSN; encoded by the exons ATGGGTGCGGTGGCGGAGAACGCGGTCGGGTCGGAGGATAAGTTCATCGGCCGCCAGTCGCATGCGCCATCAGAGGCGGAGACGGAGAACCAGCGAGACGTGAGGAATCTGGTGGATTTCCTGTCGAAACTGAATCCTTCCGCCAAGGAGTTCGTCCCGTCTTCGTACACTGCTTGGAAATTTGATGGCCGCCTCTCGGCTGGTGCGCCTATCTTTGTGGTCGCGAGTGACTACTATAGTAAGGGAGGGATTGACCATGGTGGTATTAGAGATTCATTCAGCGATGGATCGTCGAATAACCAGCTGAATCGTGGAGTAATGGTTTATTCGTTTCAATTACTA AGGCGAAATGGTTATAGTCAGGGGTGGAGGAGGAAGACTGATAGAGTTCGGAGTGCTCAGAGCAAAGAAAGCATTCGGCGAACTGTGTATGTTTCTGATATTGATCATCAT GTCACCGAAGAAAAGCTTGCTGGAATATTTGCTACCTGTGGGCAA GTAGTTGATTGTCGAATTTGTGGTGATCCACGCTGGGTTCGATTTGCGTTCATCGAGTTTTTTGATGAGG ATGGTGCAAGAGCAGCCCTAGATCTTGATTTTACTAAGCTAGGTTACTATCCAGTCAGAGTCTTACCTTCAAAGACTGCAATCCTGCCTGTGAATCCAAAATTTCTTCCTAGG TCAGAGGACGAGAAGGAAAAGGTTTCAAGGACAGTGTATTGCATGAACATCGATAAAGAG GTTACCCAAACAGAAGTAAAagttttctttgagcaattttgtGGTGAG GTTTCTCGTTTGAGACTTCTTGGCGATACGCATTTAACATGTATTGCTTTTGTCGAGTTTGTACAG GCAGAAAGTGCTGTTCGAGCTCTGAATTGCAGTGGCATGATTCTAGGAACACAACAAATCAG GGTGAGTCCTTCAAAAACCCCGGTGAGGCCACAGGCAATCCGAGCCTCatcaaactga